A portion of the Candidatus Eremiobacteraceae bacterium genome contains these proteins:
- a CDS encoding XdhC/CoxI family protein, with protein MKDILETIERWHAQGERFALATVIRVDGSAPRDEGATMLIADSGKIAGSVSGGCVEGAVVDEARSVLAGGPPKIVRYGINKDMMWDVGLSCGGAINVFIARFEGPPQSAEIKRPLVLATVVRGPSHVGAKRTVDALTATGSTGAPGLDAGIDELARAALARGTAKTAAVGAHEVFVVPLLPDPRLIIVGAVHIAAALCELAARSGFAVTVVDPRERLNNRERFPSARRLVIGWPEDELPALEPDENTYVAVLTHDEKFDDPTLAYVLRRPVRYVGAIGSRKTQAARRARLERDGFPAAVIDAVHAPIGLDIGAQSPEEIAVAILAEMIAAKYDRTGMKLKDRAEERIHAS; from the coding sequence ATGAAGGACATCCTCGAGACCATCGAACGCTGGCACGCGCAAGGCGAGCGCTTCGCGCTGGCGACCGTGATCCGCGTCGACGGGTCGGCGCCGCGCGACGAGGGCGCGACCATGCTCATCGCGGACAGCGGCAAGATCGCCGGTTCGGTGAGCGGCGGCTGCGTGGAAGGCGCGGTCGTCGACGAGGCGCGCAGCGTCTTGGCCGGCGGGCCGCCCAAGATCGTGCGCTACGGCATCAATAAGGACATGATGTGGGATGTCGGGCTGTCGTGCGGCGGTGCGATCAACGTCTTCATCGCGCGTTTCGAAGGCCCGCCGCAGAGCGCCGAGATCAAACGCCCGCTCGTGCTGGCCACGGTCGTGCGCGGACCCTCGCACGTCGGCGCCAAGCGCACGGTCGACGCGCTGACGGCGACCGGCAGCACGGGTGCCCCGGGCCTCGACGCCGGCATCGACGAGCTGGCCCGTGCCGCCCTCGCGCGCGGAACGGCCAAGACCGCAGCGGTCGGAGCGCACGAGGTCTTCGTGGTGCCGCTGCTCCCGGACCCCCGCCTCATCATCGTCGGCGCGGTGCACATCGCTGCTGCGTTGTGCGAACTGGCGGCTCGTTCCGGATTCGCGGTGACCGTCGTCGACCCGCGCGAGCGGCTCAACAACCGCGAACGCTTCCCATCCGCGCGCCGCCTGGTCATCGGCTGGCCAGAGGACGAACTGCCCGCCCTCGAACCGGACGAGAACACGTACGTCGCCGTGCTCACCCACGACGAGAAGTTCGACGACCCGACCCTCGCGTACGTCTTGCGCCGTCCGGTGCGCTATGTCGGCGCTATCGGCAGCCGGAAAACGCAGGCCGCGCGCCGCGCGCGGCTGGAGCGCGACGGCTTTCCCGCGGCGGTCATCGACGCCGTGCATGCGCCGATCGGGCTCGACATCGGCGCGCAATCACCCGAGGAGATCGCGGTCGCGATTCTCGCCGAGATGATCGCGGCGAAGTACGATCGCACCGGTATG